The window GGCTGGGCCGCCCGCCTGGCTGACCTCGACCGGAACGCGCGACCGGGCGGCGGTGGCGAAGGCGGTGACGTGGGACTCCATCCGCAGCTTCTCGATCACGGAGCCGCCCACCACCGCGATGACCAGTCCGAGCACCACATAGGCGGCGGCGATCCTGAAGCCGAAGATGCTGGAGAGGAGCACCACGCTGGCGAGGTCGACCATCGGGGAGGAGATGAGGAAGGAGAAGGTCACTCCCAGGGGTAGCCCTGCGGCGGTGAATCCCATGAACAGGGGGATGGAGGAGCAGGAGCAGAAGGGGGTGATGGTGCCGAGCAGGGCGCCGAGCGTGTTGGCAGGCAGACCGCGGACGCGCCCGAGGATGCGGCGGCTGCGCTCAGGTGGGAAGTAGCTCTGGACGTAGGAGACCCCGAAGATGAGCAGGCCGAGGAGCACGGAGATCTTGATGACGTCGTAGAGGAAGAACTGCACGCTGCCGCCGACCCGGGTGCCCACATCCAGCCCCAGCGCCGTGAGGAGGCGGCCGATCAGGTCATTGAGCCAGGCCATGCCGAGGACCTGGTGCTGAATGAGGTCGGAGAGGGTGCTCAGCCAGTTCATCGTGACCTCCTTCCGTGCTCACCACCGAGCCTATCCCACATATTGATTCTGGTCGATGTGTGGTCGCCTACTGTGCGACGAGTGCCTGCACGCGGGCGTCGATGTCGTCGCGCACGAGGCGCATGCGCTCCATGCCGGTGATGCCGCGCAGGGAGGGCTCGTCGGTGACCCAGCGCTCGAGGGTGCCGGTGGCGTCGGCGGGCATGTCCAGTTGCGCGTCCTCGCCGAGGACGATGACGTGGTCGATGCGGCGCAGCAGGTCCGGGTCGATGCCCTTGGGGGTGCCGCCGGACATGTCGGCGCCGACCTCGGCGATCGCCTCGACGGACTCGGCGTTGAGTTGTGTGCCGGGGCGGGTGCCGGCGGAGTGGATCTCCCACCCGGGGGCGTGCTTCGCGGCCAGGGCGGCGGCCATCTGGGATTTGCCGCCGTTGCCGACGCAGACGAAGAGGACGGAGGTGCTCATGAGTGGATGAGTTCCTTTCGGTTGGCGGTGGGCAGGGTGGCGTCACCGGGGTAGAGGCGGGGTGCCAGCCACAGCATGACGTACACGAGGCCGACGAGCACGGGGACCTCGATGAGGGGGCCGATGGTACCGGCCAGGGCCTGCGGGGAGGTCGCGCCGAAGGTGCCGACGCTCACCGCGATGGCCAGCTCGAAGTTGTTGCCGGCGGCGGTGAAGGCGACGGCCGCGGACTTCTCGTAGTTCAGCCCGACCAGCTTCGTGGCGATCACGGAGATGAGGAACATGCCCACGAAGTAGCCGAGCAGGGGGACGGCCAGGCGGGCCACGGTCCACGGCTGGCCGGTGATCTTCTCGCCCTGCAGGCTGAAGAGCAGCACGATCGTGTACAGCAGGCCGATGAGGGCGAGCGGGGAGATCCGCGGGATGAACACGGTGTTGTACCACTCGCGTCCCCGCAGGCGCTCGCCGAGGATGCGTGAGGCGGCGCCGGCGGCCAGCGGGATACCGAGGAAGACCAGGACCGAGACCACGATCGACCAGAAGGAGAACTCGGCGGCGGTGGTCGGCAGCCCCAGCCAGGAGGGCAGGACCTGCAGGTAGAACCAGCCGAGGACGCCGAACATGAGGATCTGGAACACGGAGTTCACGGCGACGAGGACGGCGGTGGCCTCGCGGTCGCCGCAGGCCAGGTCGTTCCAGATGAGGACCATGGCGATGCAGCGCGCGAGGCCGACGATGATGAGGCCGGTGCGCAGTTCCGGCTGGTCGGGGAGGAAGATCCAGGCCAGGGCGAACATGAAGGCGGGGCCGATGACCCAGTTGAGCAGCAGGGAGGCGGTCATGAGCCGTCGGTCGGCGGTGATCTCGGCGGTCTTGTCGTAGCGCACCTTCGCCAGCGGCGGGTACATCATGACGAGCAGGCCGAGGGCGATCGGCAGGGAGATCTGGCCGATCTCCATCGTGCCGAGGAGGTCGGGGAGGCCGGGGACGGTGCGGCCGAGGAGCAGTCCGGCGGCCATGGCGAGCAGGATCCACGCGGGGAGCCAGCGATCGAGGAAGGACATGGAGAAACCTCACGTATTGAAGGTGGTCAATGTGAGCGTACTTCCGTCATAGATGCCCGTCAATATATGGTGGGGGTATGAAGGACTGCTGCGCTTTGAACAAGGGCCCACTCACCGACGAGGAGGTCGCACGCTACTCACGGCTGTTCTCCTGCGTGGCCGACCCGACGCGGTTGCGCATCCTCTCCGAGATCGCCGGCTGCGGCTGCGACCCGGTGACCGTCAACGAGCTGGCGGAACGCATCGGCCTGAGCCAGCCGACCATCTCGCACCACCTGAAGAAGCTCACCGGGTGCGGCCTCATCGCCCGTGAGCAGCAGGGCCGCACCGTCACGCACACCGTGCTCCCGGAGGCCTTCGCGGAGCTGCGCGCCGTCCTCCAGATGGACTGACATGATCCACGACGTCATCATCGTCGGCGCCGGTCAGTCCGGCCTCGCCACCGCCTACTACCTGCGCCGTCACGGCATCGACCCCCTGCTTCTCGACGCCCAACCCACCCCCGGTGCCGCCTGGCTCCACGTGTGGCCGTCGATGACGTTGTTCTCCACCGCGGAGTTCTCGAACCTGCCCGGCATGCCCATGCCGGCCTTCGACGGTTTCCCGCCGGCGCAGCATGTGGTCGACTACCTCACCGCATACGAGAAGCGCTATGACCTGCAGGTGGAGCGTCCCGTCACGGTGGAGCAGGTGACGCACGACGGGGAGGTGTTCACGCTGCACGCAGGTGAGAGGACCTGGCGGGCCCGCCAGGTGGTGGCGGCGACGGGGACGTGGTCGGCCCCCTTCGTGCCCCACTATCCGGGCACCTTCCGCGGACGGCAGTGGCACTCGGCGAACTACCCGGGCCCGGGGCCTTTCGTGGGCACGCGGGTCGCGGTGGTCGGCGCCGCGAACTCGGCGGCCCAGATCGCCGCCGAACTCACCGGGGTCGCGGACGTCACCTGGTACACCCGGCAGGAACCCCGCTGGATGCCCGACGACGTCGACGGCCGCGTGCTCTTCCGCCGCAACAGCCTGCGGGCCCTGGCGATCCTGCGCGGGGAGGAGGACCCGGGGGCGGACTCCGAGCTCGGGGACATCGTGGTCCTGCCCGCGGTGAAGGCCGCGCGGGACTCCGGCCGCCTGCGGGCGACGCCGCTGTTCCGCAGCCTCGACGAGGTGGACGCGGAGCACCTCATCTGGTGCACCGGCTTCCGCCCGGCGCTGCGTCCCTTCCGGCGGGTCCTCGACCGGGGGCTGCCGCTGCACCTGGTGGGCTACGGGGACTGGCTCGGCCCCGGTTCGGCGACGATCG of the Corynebacterium humireducens NBRC 106098 = DSM 45392 genome contains:
- a CDS encoding permease, with translation MNWLSTLSDLIQHQVLGMAWLNDLIGRLLTALGLDVGTRVGGSVQFFLYDVIKISVLLGLLIFGVSYVQSYFPPERSRRILGRVRGLPANTLGALLGTITPFCSCSSIPLFMGFTAAGLPLGVTFSFLISSPMVDLASVVLLSSIFGFRIAAAYVVLGLVIAVVGGSVIEKLRMESHVTAFATAARSRVPVEVSQAGGPAVDVADPELTRRQRLDFAGEQTADTFRRVFPYVLVGVGIGALIHNWIPQSWVETALGSDNPFGVIVATLVGVPMYADIFGTIPVAEALLAKGAQLGTVLAFMMATTTLSLPSAIMLKRVISGRLLAVFLGVCMVGIIIVGHFFNLTQHLLM
- a CDS encoding low molecular weight phosphatase family protein: MSTSVLFVCVGNGGKSQMAAALAAKHAPGWEIHSAGTRPGTQLNAESVEAIAEVGADMSGGTPKGIDPDLLRRIDHVIVLGEDAQLDMPADATGTLERWVTDEPSLRGITGMERMRLVRDDIDARVQALVAQ
- the arsB gene encoding ACR3 family arsenite efflux transporter; the encoded protein is MSFLDRWLPAWILLAMAAGLLLGRTVPGLPDLLGTMEIGQISLPIALGLLVMMYPPLAKVRYDKTAEITADRRLMTASLLLNWVIGPAFMFALAWIFLPDQPELRTGLIIVGLARCIAMVLIWNDLACGDREATAVLVAVNSVFQILMFGVLGWFYLQVLPSWLGLPTTAAEFSFWSIVVSVLVFLGIPLAAGAASRILGERLRGREWYNTVFIPRISPLALIGLLYTIVLLFSLQGEKITGQPWTVARLAVPLLGYFVGMFLISVIATKLVGLNYEKSAAVAFTAAGNNFELAIAVSVGTFGATSPQALAGTIGPLIEVPVLVGLVYVMLWLAPRLYPGDATLPTANRKELIHS
- a CDS encoding ArsR/SmtB family transcription factor produces the protein MKDCCALNKGPLTDEEVARYSRLFSCVADPTRLRILSEIAGCGCDPVTVNELAERIGLSQPTISHHLKKLTGCGLIAREQQGRTVTHTVLPEAFAELRAVLQMD
- a CDS encoding FAD-dependent oxidoreductase, producing the protein MIHDVIIVGAGQSGLATAYYLRRHGIDPLLLDAQPTPGAAWLHVWPSMTLFSTAEFSNLPGMPMPAFDGFPPAQHVVDYLTAYEKRYDLQVERPVTVEQVTHDGEVFTLHAGERTWRARQVVAATGTWSAPFVPHYPGTFRGRQWHSANYPGPGPFVGTRVAVVGAANSAAQIAAELTGVADVTWYTRQEPRWMPDDVDGRVLFRRNSLRALAILRGEEDPGADSELGDIVVLPAVKAARDSGRLRATPLFRSLDEVDAEHLIWCTGFRPALRPFRRVLDRGLPLHLVGYGDWLGPGSATIVGVGPYAKRAAEAVARCR